A portion of the Paenibacillus marchantiae genome contains these proteins:
- a CDS encoding MFS transporter, with amino-acid sequence MQTNTKPAKILRSPFFIAMWLTLFLVEIIKGALLVAILPVYMDNILGLSAGVIGVAFALQYLGDNLFRAPSGWAAERIGFRATMVTALICTLVAVIMIIFFKSAFGLAMACLILGVGTSPLWPCAMTGVTAMSGPQNKNGTAMGALEMAALGGTGLGPIGMNWLLERTHHDYRTIFLVLMGVAILVILVALILPGRVIVEGEHAESETKRSGMKYPAKPNIFTPFIRLKNSVQGTLQRVRSTLNVNPLVYPALFMQSFVIGLLSPVITLYTRTDLHISPNLYSLLLIAGGGITVIALLPVGKMVDRFGTAPFLNIGFLMAAVSLFAFSSITSIPVVFGIVMLVGVSYAMILPAWNAFVATLIPKGERGAIWGFFLTLQGSGMVVGPIVSGLLWDHISHPAPFIGSAVVMAGLAVVHYVLSRKPYRTAPAK; translated from the coding sequence ATGCAAACCAATACAAAACCAGCCAAAATCCTGCGATCACCTTTCTTTATCGCCATGTGGCTAACGCTTTTTCTAGTTGAAATTATTAAAGGTGCCCTGCTGGTCGCTATTTTGCCCGTGTATATGGACAATATTCTGGGTTTGTCCGCTGGCGTGATTGGTGTGGCCTTTGCCCTTCAATATTTGGGAGATAATCTGTTCCGGGCTCCCTCTGGCTGGGCAGCAGAACGGATCGGGTTCCGCGCGACTATGGTGACGGCGCTAATTTGTACATTAGTTGCTGTAATCATGATTATATTCTTCAAAAGTGCATTTGGCCTTGCCATGGCTTGTCTCATTCTTGGAGTTGGTACGTCACCCCTTTGGCCTTGCGCTATGACAGGCGTGACTGCGATGTCGGGGCCGCAGAACAAGAACGGTACAGCCATGGGTGCGCTGGAGATGGCGGCACTTGGGGGGACTGGTCTAGGGCCGATCGGAATGAACTGGCTATTGGAGCGGACGCATCACGATTATCGCACCATTTTCTTGGTGTTGATGGGTGTTGCAATTCTGGTCATTCTGGTCGCCTTGATTTTACCCGGACGTGTCATTGTTGAGGGGGAGCATGCGGAAAGTGAGACGAAGCGGTCAGGTATGAAATATCCGGCTAAACCGAATATTTTCACGCCGTTCATCCGACTCAAAAACAGTGTCCAGGGTACATTGCAACGGGTACGCAGCACCCTTAATGTTAATCCGCTCGTATATCCTGCACTATTCATGCAGTCTTTTGTTATTGGTCTGCTCAGTCCCGTGATTACGCTATACACTCGCACAGACCTGCACATCTCGCCCAACCTATACAGCTTGTTGCTGATAGCGGGTGGAGGCATTACGGTCATTGCATTGCTGCCTGTAGGGAAAATGGTAGACCGGTTTGGAACGGCACCGTTCCTGAACATCGGTTTTTTAATGGCAGCAGTGAGTCTGTTTGCTTTTTCTTCTATTACGTCTATTCCAGTTGTGTTCGGTATCGTCATGTTGGTTGGCGTCAGCTATGCGATGATTCTCCCGGCTTGGAATGCGTTTGTAGCCACATTGATTCCCAAAGGAGAACGCGGAGCGATCTGGGGTTTCTTCCTGACCCTTCAGGGATCAGGCATGGTCGTAGGGCCGATTGTATCCGGACTGCTGTGGGATCACATTAGTCATCCAGCTCCATTTATCGGAAGTGCTGTCGTTATGGCTGGACTTGCCGTTGTGCACTATGTGTTATCCCGTAAACCGTATCGTACAGCTCCTGCCAAATGA
- a CDS encoding aminotransferase class I/II-fold pyridoxal phosphate-dependent enzyme, with translation MDHRRTPLFTALKNHAALNPVQFHIPGHKKGLGTDTEFREFIGDNALSIDLINIAPLDDLHQPTGVIEEAQILAADAFGADYTYFSVQGTSSAIMTMILSVCEPGDKIIVPRNVHKSVMSAIIFSGAKPVFVSPAQDANLGIDHGVTTGAIRRALERHPDAKALLVINPTYFGVCTDLKEIVELAHSYQVPVLVDEAHGVLIHFHEDLPLSAMAAGADMAATSVHKLGGSMTQSSVLNLNTKNGYVNPQRVQTILSMLTSTSTSYILLASLDTSRRNLALNGHQMAQKAIDLAEFARRSINDMDGLYCFGRELLGTEATFNYDPTKVTIHVRHLGITGYETENWLREHYKIEVELSDMYNILCLITPGDTDDSVEILLNALQDLSRTYYQVNPAHELVVKVPDVPQLMLTPRDAFYGDTEVIPFKESAGRIISEFIYVYPPGIPILLPGEVITQENIDYIIDHVEVGLPVKGPEDRSVTNVKVIVEADAIF, from the coding sequence ATGGATCACCGCCGTACGCCGCTGTTTACCGCTTTAAAAAATCACGCGGCACTCAATCCGGTGCAATTTCATATTCCGGGACATAAAAAAGGATTGGGAACGGATACCGAATTTCGTGAATTTATCGGCGATAATGCCCTCTCCATAGATTTGATTAACATCGCACCGCTAGATGATTTGCATCAGCCAACCGGTGTCATTGAGGAAGCGCAGATTCTGGCAGCCGATGCCTTCGGAGCCGATTATACCTATTTTAGTGTACAAGGCACAAGCAGTGCCATCATGACCATGATTCTGTCGGTATGTGAACCGGGTGACAAGATTATTGTGCCCCGTAATGTGCATAAATCGGTCATGTCTGCCATCATTTTCTCAGGAGCGAAACCCGTATTCGTCTCTCCTGCGCAGGATGCCAATCTAGGGATTGATCACGGTGTCACTACAGGCGCGATCCGACGTGCTCTTGAGCGTCATCCTGATGCCAAGGCTTTGCTCGTCATTAACCCAACGTACTTCGGCGTATGTACCGATCTAAAAGAAATTGTTGAACTGGCGCATAGCTATCAAGTCCCAGTACTTGTGGATGAAGCGCATGGCGTACTCATTCATTTCCATGAAGATCTGCCGCTCTCAGCCATGGCCGCCGGGGCTGATATGGCTGCAACGAGTGTACACAAGCTCGGTGGTTCGATGACCCAGAGTTCTGTACTCAATCTGAACACGAAGAATGGATATGTGAATCCACAACGTGTACAAACCATTCTGAGTATGTTGACTTCAACGTCGACTTCTTACATCCTGCTAGCTTCGCTCGACACGTCGAGACGTAATCTGGCTCTGAATGGCCATCAGATGGCACAGAAAGCCATTGATCTGGCTGAGTTTGCAAGACGCTCCATTAATGATATGGACGGACTATATTGCTTCGGCAGAGAGCTGCTGGGCACAGAGGCTACCTTTAATTACGACCCAACCAAAGTAACCATTCATGTTCGCCACCTTGGAATTACAGGCTACGAAACAGAGAACTGGCTACGTGAGCATTACAAAATCGAGGTGGAGCTCAGTGATATGTATAATATTCTGTGCCTCATCACACCGGGAGATACGGATGACTCCGTAGAAATCTTGCTGAACGCCCTGCAGGATCTATCCCGTACGTATTATCAGGTGAATCCAGCCCATGAGCTGGTGGTCAAGGTTCCAGATGTACCACAGCTGATGCTGACTCCACGTGATGCGTTCTATGGTGATACCGAAGTCATTCCTTTCAAGGAATCCGCAGGTCGGATTATTTCGGAATTCATCTACGTATATCCACCAGGAATTCCGATTCTGCTGCCAGGTGAGGTTATCACTCAGGAAAACATCGATTACATCATTGATCATGTTGAAGTTGGACTGCCTGTAAAAGGACCTGAAGACCGTAGCGTAACCAACGTGAAAGTCATCGTGGAAGCAGATGCAATATTCTAG
- a CDS encoding DUF1292 domain-containing protein — translation MSDHTHEHGDACGCGQDHDHDHEHEEVLLTLTDENGNDVEMVLVETFDVEKHVYALLLERNNPEADGIILRMEEEDEEMVLYNIEDEEEWTRVEAAYNELVASQE, via the coding sequence ATGAGCGATCACACACATGAACACGGCGATGCCTGCGGATGCGGTCAAGACCACGACCACGACCACGAGCATGAAGAAGTTCTTCTGACACTGACAGACGAGAACGGAAATGACGTGGAGATGGTTTTGGTGGAGACGTTTGACGTGGAGAAGCATGTTTATGCGCTCCTGCTGGAACGTAACAATCCTGAAGCTGACGGCATCATTCTGCGTATGGAAGAAGAAGACGAGGAAATGGTGCTCTACAATATTGAAGACGAAGAAGAGTGGACCCGTGTTGAAGCGGCGTACAACGAACTCGTTGCAAGCCAAGAATAG
- a CDS encoding SDR family oxidoreductase, which produces MKKLAGKVAIVTGSSRGIGRAIAEQLAELGADVVINYASSPDKAEQVADIARQKGVRAITVQADLARKEDVERLFSETISQLGKVDILINNAGIMKTTPLADVTEEEFDQQFAINVKGTFFACQQALKHMEEQGRIVNFSTSVTGQMFPGYSVYAGTKGAVEQITRQLAKEFGSRQITINAVAPGPVNTELFSVGKTEQQLEGLRKMNAFGRLGEPEDIANVISFLVSEESQWVTGQTLRANGGFI; this is translated from the coding sequence ATGAAAAAGCTAGCAGGTAAAGTAGCCATTGTAACTGGCTCATCCCGGGGGATCGGACGTGCTATAGCAGAGCAACTCGCTGAATTGGGCGCGGATGTCGTCATTAACTACGCGAGCAGCCCAGACAAAGCAGAGCAGGTGGCAGATATTGCTCGCCAAAAAGGAGTCCGTGCCATTACCGTTCAGGCTGACCTTGCCCGAAAGGAAGATGTGGAGCGTTTATTTTCCGAAACGATTAGCCAGCTTGGAAAAGTTGATATTCTGATCAACAATGCAGGCATCATGAAGACAACGCCTTTGGCAGATGTGACGGAGGAAGAATTCGATCAGCAGTTTGCCATCAATGTGAAAGGTACATTTTTTGCTTGTCAGCAAGCATTGAAACACATGGAGGAGCAGGGCCGAATTGTTAACTTCTCCACTTCTGTAACCGGACAGATGTTTCCGGGATACAGCGTGTACGCAGGTACCAAAGGAGCAGTTGAACAGATTACTCGTCAGCTTGCAAAAGAATTTGGCTCCAGACAAATCACTATTAATGCTGTTGCACCAGGCCCGGTGAATACCGAGTTGTTTTCTGTAGGGAAGACGGAGCAACAGCTCGAAGGGCTACGTAAAATGAATGCATTTGGTCGTCTAGGTGAACCGGAGGACATTGCAAATGTGATCTCTTTCCTTGTCAGTGAAGAGTCGCAATGGGTTACAGGACAGACGCTGCGTGCAAACGGCGGTTTCATTTAA
- a CDS encoding TetR/AcrR family transcriptional regulator: MEKDKTSEFLTKEQIIGATQETLRRFGVAKTSVTDVAKLLGVSHGTIYRHYKSKKELLEGVTAQWLEDEIIAPLTAITKDQSYSGEGTRHLKVYIEALIARKRHYAESDAELFEMYARVTQESADIINKHVQHLVRHLSEIIQQENQFQFNNPDVVATAILQATARFHHPAHAYEWQSPTIDAEFAQVWLLIEKGLLHFEQERE; the protein is encoded by the coding sequence ATGGAAAAGGACAAAACTTCTGAATTTTTAACCAAGGAACAAATTATTGGAGCAACGCAGGAAACTCTCCGGCGCTTCGGTGTTGCCAAAACATCTGTTACGGATGTCGCTAAATTGCTTGGAGTTAGTCACGGTACGATTTACAGGCACTATAAAAGCAAGAAAGAATTACTTGAAGGCGTGACCGCACAATGGCTCGAAGATGAGATTATTGCGCCTTTGACGGCAATAACTAAGGATCAGAGTTATAGCGGAGAGGGAACACGTCATCTGAAAGTATATATAGAAGCATTAATTGCTCGTAAACGTCATTATGCCGAATCCGATGCAGAGTTGTTTGAGATGTACGCACGGGTAACTCAGGAATCCGCAGATATTATAAATAAACATGTGCAACATCTTGTACGTCATTTGAGTGAGATTATCCAGCAGGAGAACCAGTTCCAATTTAACAACCCAGACGTGGTTGCAACGGCGATCCTTCAAGCTACAGCCCGTTTTCATCATCCGGCACACGCCTATGAATGGCAGAGCCCTACAATTGATGCGGAATTTGCACAGGTATGGTTGTTGATAGAAAAGGGATTATTACATTTTGAACAAGAGAGGGAGTAA
- a CDS encoding TetR/AcrR family transcriptional regulator — protein sequence MTIKNNQDPRVIRTRQLLQDAFLSLLQHQDFDSLTVGDITEKATVNRATFYAHFTDKFAILDSTVTYSFMEKLNDRMDQGDTFNEEVLRKILTALCEFHAEVSTRCERSYRSLGTVLELQIREKIQIIILQLLNRQKTSTPGQNSRKETAAVLLSWGMYGTAYQWNLQGRNVPMEQWINDTLPLLLYGNSIFFEN from the coding sequence ATGACGATCAAAAATAACCAGGATCCTCGTGTCATTCGGACACGTCAGCTCCTGCAGGATGCGTTCCTATCCCTATTGCAGCATCAGGACTTTGATTCTCTGACCGTGGGGGATATTACCGAAAAAGCTACGGTGAATCGAGCCACATTTTATGCACACTTCACCGATAAATTTGCCATTCTGGATTCGACCGTTACGTATTCATTCATGGAGAAATTGAATGATCGAATGGATCAGGGTGATACATTTAATGAAGAAGTTTTGAGAAAAATATTAACAGCCCTGTGTGAATTTCATGCTGAAGTCAGTACTCGCTGCGAACGAAGTTACAGGTCACTGGGAACCGTACTGGAACTTCAAATTAGAGAAAAAATCCAGATTATTATTTTGCAACTGTTGAATCGTCAGAAAACCTCCACACCGGGGCAGAACTCTCGTAAAGAGACAGCAGCAGTTCTGTTAAGCTGGGGGATGTATGGCACGGCTTATCAATGGAACCTGCAGGGTCGGAACGTGCCTATGGAACAATGGATTAATGACACGCTTCCTCTACTGTTGTATGGAAATAGCATCTTTTTTGAGAATTAA
- a CDS encoding SDR family NAD(P)-dependent oxidoreductase produces MKTIVIVGAGPGLGMAIGQKFGQNGFQVALVSRHQDKLDNLAAQLKSEGIEASGFAADLYNPEQLTQAFDQIKEKYGFIDVLEFSPTVGQFPPTPAMNVTADNALDQFQGLVLGAIHSVQQVLPAMLERQTGAILFTTGLSAIYPIPMMGNVGIALGGLRNYANNLHTDLAPKGIYVGHLSLGVFIKPDTPTDPKYIADAWYDMYEEKDKAEETFPVGVTPETIVW; encoded by the coding sequence ATGAAAACCATCGTCATTGTTGGCGCAGGCCCCGGACTCGGGATGGCTATAGGACAGAAATTTGGACAAAACGGATTTCAAGTAGCTCTGGTATCACGACACCAAGACAAACTCGATAACCTGGCAGCCCAGTTAAAATCAGAAGGTATTGAAGCATCCGGCTTCGCAGCCGATCTATATAACCCGGAACAATTGACACAAGCTTTTGACCAAATCAAAGAGAAGTACGGTTTTATTGATGTGCTCGAATTCAGTCCTACTGTTGGACAGTTCCCTCCGACACCTGCCATGAATGTTACTGCGGATAATGCATTGGATCAGTTCCAGGGTCTGGTACTTGGTGCAATTCATAGTGTGCAACAGGTATTACCAGCTATGCTGGAACGTCAGACTGGAGCGATTCTGTTCACCACTGGGCTTTCCGCTATATATCCAATTCCGATGATGGGTAACGTGGGGATTGCTTTGGGCGGATTACGAAACTATGCCAACAATCTGCATACGGACCTCGCTCCGAAAGGCATTTATGTGGGTCACCTCTCCTTGGGTGTATTCATCAAGCCGGATACACCAACAGATCCTAAATACATTGCTGACGCTTGGTATGATATGTATGAGGAGAAAGATAAAGCTGAGGAAACATTCCCGGTTGGTGTTACTCCAGAAACGATTGTCTGGTAA
- a CDS encoding YdhK family protein — MKKYAIILLTTVITGSLMLSGCGKNAEQDNSSSDSHAASTGEMHHSDSGELPEGLQEKKNPTYPVSSHVVLSTDHMAGMKGAEATIVGAYETTAYTVSYTPTTGGDTVKNHKWVIQEEIQDHTDQPYAAGAEVVLNADHLPGMKGAKATIDSAEQTTVYMVDYTPTTGGDPVKNHKWVTEEELSAK, encoded by the coding sequence ATGAAAAAGTATGCAATAATATTGCTGACTACGGTGATCACGGGCAGTCTGATGTTAAGTGGATGTGGCAAGAATGCTGAGCAGGATAATAGCAGTAGTGACAGTCATGCAGCGAGCACAGGAGAGATGCACCACTCGGATTCGGGAGAATTACCGGAAGGACTTCAGGAAAAGAAAAATCCTACATATCCAGTGAGCAGCCATGTCGTGTTGAGTACGGACCATATGGCCGGAATGAAGGGTGCAGAAGCAACAATTGTGGGAGCCTATGAGACAACAGCTTATACAGTCTCGTATACACCAACTACAGGGGGAGACACTGTAAAAAATCATAAATGGGTCATTCAAGAGGAAATTCAGGACCATACGGATCAACCGTATGCAGCAGGAGCAGAGGTTGTGCTGAACGCTGACCACTTGCCAGGAATGAAAGGTGCTAAGGCAACGATTGACTCCGCTGAGCAAACGACGGTATATATGGTTGATTATACCCCGACCACAGGCGGAGATCCGGTGAAGAATCATAAATGGGTCACGGAAGAAGAATTGTCTGCTAAATGA
- a CDS encoding organic hydroperoxide resistance protein translates to MKTLYETTVINTGGRQGIVQSPDNVFMLDVAAPPELGGKVTTATNPEQLFAAGYSACFNSALEFQLKKHKVEIERSTVSATVMLVTDPTDNGVKLEVELEVKIEGLDEETAQKFVKLAHDYCPYSKGIKGNVNVTVGLA, encoded by the coding sequence ATGAAAACATTATATGAAACCACAGTTATCAATACAGGTGGACGTCAAGGGATCGTGCAATCGCCAGATAACGTATTTATGCTCGATGTAGCTGCCCCACCTGAACTGGGAGGTAAAGTGACGACAGCTACGAATCCAGAGCAATTGTTTGCAGCAGGCTACAGTGCTTGCTTTAATTCAGCGCTGGAGTTTCAGTTGAAGAAACACAAAGTTGAAATTGAGAGAAGCACAGTATCGGCTACGGTTATGCTTGTGACAGACCCTACGGATAATGGTGTGAAACTGGAAGTGGAACTTGAAGTTAAAATTGAGGGTCTGGATGAGGAGACAGCACAGAAATTTGTCAAACTTGCGCATGACTACTGCCCATATTCCAAAGGAATCAAAGGGAACGTCAATGTTACCGTGGGACTAGCCTAA
- a CDS encoding NADH-dependent flavin oxidoreductase — MENSNRNFLQPYTFANGFTLKNRVVMAPMTTMSSFFDGSITNDEVDYYAERAGGPGMIITGVAYVTDGGKGFEGELSIASDSTIKGLSKIARAIQKDGTKAIVQIFHAGRKTNSKTLRGVQPTSASAIAAAHPIGSEKPRELTPEEIENIIKDFGRATLRAIQAGFDGVELHGANTYLLQQFFSVNSNQRSDQWGGSFENRMRFQLAVIQEVASVIDAHADKPFILGYRISPEEIHMPGIQLEDSLAFAQALTDTRVDYIHLSMGSYKRTSLNHPDDKEPILTKFVRVLDHKKPLIGIGSIERPEDAEEVINAGATLAALGRELIREPKWVQKVKAGDLGSIRYQISPSDMDELRIPLAMQTYLEGSFREVMHFTTDSQEGTDYQNSLAPMEGFEKKM; from the coding sequence ATGGAAAATAGTAATCGTAATTTCTTGCAGCCTTATACATTTGCGAATGGTTTTACGTTGAAAAATAGAGTGGTCATGGCGCCAATGACAACAATGTCCAGTTTCTTCGATGGTTCCATCACCAATGATGAAGTCGATTATTATGCCGAACGGGCTGGAGGCCCTGGAATGATCATTACAGGTGTTGCGTACGTAACCGATGGGGGAAAAGGCTTCGAAGGTGAGCTCTCCATCGCAAGTGATTCTACAATCAAAGGACTGTCCAAAATTGCAAGAGCCATTCAGAAAGACGGAACGAAAGCCATTGTGCAAATCTTTCATGCAGGGCGCAAAACGAACTCCAAAACGCTAAGAGGTGTACAACCCACCAGTGCGAGTGCAATCGCTGCCGCTCATCCAATCGGCTCGGAGAAGCCGCGTGAATTGACTCCTGAGGAAATCGAAAACATTATTAAGGACTTCGGCAGAGCAACCTTACGGGCTATTCAAGCTGGTTTTGACGGGGTAGAGCTTCACGGGGCCAACACATATCTGTTGCAGCAATTTTTCTCCGTCAATTCCAATCAACGGTCCGATCAGTGGGGTGGCAGTTTTGAAAATCGTATGCGATTTCAGCTGGCGGTCATTCAGGAGGTTGCATCAGTTATTGATGCCCATGCGGATAAACCCTTTATCCTCGGTTACCGGATTTCACCGGAAGAAATTCATATGCCGGGCATCCAGCTCGAAGACTCCTTGGCTTTTGCCCAGGCGCTGACAGACACTCGGGTTGATTACATTCATCTGTCGATGGGAAGTTACAAACGAACATCTTTAAACCACCCCGATGACAAAGAGCCAATCTTAACTAAATTCGTCCGGGTTTTGGATCACAAAAAACCTCTGATCGGCATCGGATCGATTGAGCGGCCGGAAGACGCAGAAGAAGTTATCAACGCCGGGGCAACTTTGGCTGCACTCGGACGGGAATTGATTCGCGAGCCAAAATGGGTACAGAAGGTGAAAGCAGGTGACCTTGGCAGCATTCGTTACCAAATATCCCCGTCGGATATGGATGAGTTGCGCATTCCATTGGCGATGCAGACTTATCTGGAAGGTTCGTTTCGGGAGGTCATGCACTTTACTACCGACAGTCAGGAAGGGACTGACTACCAGAATTCACTTGCACCGATGGAGGGCTTTGAGAAGAAAATGTAA
- a CDS encoding winged helix-turn-helix transcriptional regulator, whose protein sequence is MEIAEEVNVKPFSHAMSLIGGKWKMHILFWLWKKETLRYGELKRALDGITHKMLSSQLKELEADQLIIRTEYPQLPPKVEYSLSREGLTLMPVLEILCDWGRQNLADLQKN, encoded by the coding sequence ATGGAAATTGCTGAGGAAGTAAACGTTAAACCATTTTCACATGCCATGTCGTTGATCGGTGGAAAATGGAAAATGCATATCTTATTTTGGTTATGGAAAAAAGAAACATTGCGATATGGAGAACTGAAAAGAGCTTTGGATGGAATTACGCATAAAATGCTAAGCTCTCAACTGAAGGAACTAGAAGCCGACCAATTAATTATCCGTACAGAGTACCCACAATTACCGCCAAAAGTAGAATACTCTTTGTCTCGTGAAGGATTAACGCTGATGCCTGTGCTGGAGATTCTCTGCGATTGGGGTAGACAGAATCTTGCTGATTTGCAGAAGAATTAG
- a CDS encoding GNAT family N-acetyltransferase — translation MAAEISYVTTEEQLQEALDIRNHVFVIEQQVPADIEIDQYDIISPDVHHVLLSKDGQAVATGRLIYYTKDTAKMQRIAVLKSHRSFGYGRVLLLAMEERARELGLAYSVLDAQCQAQKFYEKLGYEVISEEPFYDADILHVRMQKSL, via the coding sequence TTGGCAGCTGAGATTAGTTATGTAACGACTGAAGAACAACTCCAGGAAGCATTGGATATTCGCAATCATGTTTTTGTCATCGAGCAGCAGGTGCCTGCTGACATTGAGATCGATCAATATGATATCATCAGTCCTGATGTGCATCACGTATTGTTGAGTAAAGATGGACAGGCTGTAGCCACAGGGCGTCTGATCTATTACACCAAGGATACCGCCAAAATGCAGCGTATCGCTGTACTCAAATCTCATCGTTCGTTCGGTTACGGACGTGTGCTTCTGTTAGCCATGGAAGAACGAGCACGCGAATTGGGATTGGCCTACTCTGTTTTGGACGCACAATGCCAGGCGCAGAAGTTCTATGAGAAGCTCGGATATGAAGTGATCTCGGAAGAGCCTTTTTATGATGCAGACATTCTGCACGTTCGTATGCAAAAGAGCCTGTAA
- a CDS encoding DUF3892 domain-containing protein, whose amino-acid sequence MDQTTRESFTAVQKNGDGDLTAFQTSSGRVLDYQQALAEVKAGSIAGVNVFKGKDGEMYIRGDADGDPTNNLDQLPIF is encoded by the coding sequence ATGGATCAAACGACACGCGAAAGCTTCACAGCAGTACAAAAAAATGGTGACGGCGATCTGACAGCGTTTCAAACTTCATCCGGACGTGTGCTGGATTACCAACAAGCACTGGCAGAAGTAAAAGCAGGATCAATTGCAGGTGTGAACGTCTTTAAAGGCAAAGACGGCGAAATGTACATTCGCGGTGACGCAGACGGCGACCCAACCAATAACCTTGATCAACTTCCTATCTTCTAA
- a CDS encoding DUF3889 domain-containing protein gives MRMLIVALMTVILSLSGLATSSATAIPDYAKWGIIAVKETQTKYNVDILDYKHIGRTSLTADQSREQFKLWVRNKDGKQFAVFVNVDFNPSTQQLKKVQFTESDRR, from the coding sequence ATGAGAATGCTCATCGTAGCCCTGATGACGGTGATACTAAGTTTAAGTGGACTAGCAACAAGTTCAGCAACTGCAATTCCGGATTATGCGAAATGGGGAATCATTGCAGTGAAAGAAACACAAACCAAGTACAACGTGGATATTTTGGATTACAAACACATCGGTCGCACCTCACTAACAGCAGACCAATCCCGTGAACAGTTCAAGTTATGGGTACGTAACAAAGACGGTAAACAATTTGCTGTATTTGTGAATGTTGATTTTAATCCGTCTACCCAGCAGCTGAAAAAAGTACAATTCACGGAATCGGATCGACGTTGA
- a CDS encoding manganese catalase family protein: MFKRMDEIAIEIPNVERPDPNAAAAIQELLGGKFGEMSTLNNYLYQSFNFRSKEKLKPFYDLVMSITAEELGHVELVSHGINKCLRGSTEYKEPDDTPLGSVKDARLSYHFLAGAQGAMPFDSMGNPWTGAHVFNSGNLVEDLLHNFFLECGARTHKMKVYEMTDHPAARAVVGYLLVRGGVHVVAYAKALEIATGVNVTKLVPIPSLSNKSFNEAWKYEEKGLHTKLYTYSDKDFTAISQIWKGTHPEDGQPLEVIQGVPEGYPIPEAPAVEEEFAPGISQEEFQEIARRLKMAGNIAD, translated from the coding sequence ATGTTCAAACGTATGGATGAAATCGCAATTGAAATCCCCAATGTCGAGAGACCGGACCCGAATGCAGCGGCAGCGATACAAGAATTGCTGGGTGGTAAATTCGGAGAGATGTCAACGTTGAACAATTACCTCTATCAATCCTTTAATTTTCGCTCTAAAGAAAAATTGAAACCCTTCTACGATCTGGTGATGAGTATCACCGCCGAAGAATTGGGTCACGTAGAGCTTGTGTCCCATGGCATTAACAAATGCCTCAGAGGTTCCACTGAGTACAAAGAGCCTGACGATACACCACTTGGTTCCGTGAAGGATGCGCGTCTGTCCTATCATTTCCTGGCTGGCGCACAGGGAGCAATGCCTTTCGACTCCATGGGCAATCCATGGACAGGCGCCCATGTTTTTAACAGTGGAAATCTGGTCGAAGATCTGCTGCATAACTTTTTTCTTGAATGCGGAGCACGTACACATAAAATGAAAGTTTATGAAATGACCGATCACCCTGCAGCCCGGGCAGTTGTTGGCTATTTGCTGGTACGCGGCGGTGTGCATGTAGTCGCTTATGCTAAAGCGCTTGAAATCGCAACCGGAGTGAATGTAACCAAATTGGTGCCGATTCCCTCCCTGAGCAACAAATCCTTTAACGAGGCGTGGAAATACGAAGAAAAAGGTCTACACACCAAGCTGTATACCTATAGTGATAAAGACTTTACTGCAATCAGTCAGATCTGGAAAGGAACACACCCCGAAGATGGACAACCGCTGGAAGTCATTCAAGGCGTACCTGAAGGGTACCCGATTCCTGAAGCTCCTGCGGTGGAAGAAGAATTCGCCCCAGGCATTTCGCAGGAAGAGTTCCAGGAAATTGCACGTCGTCTGAAGATGGCGGGAAATATTGCGGATTAA